The following are from one region of the Kwoniella dendrophila CBS 6074 chromosome 6, complete sequence genome:
- a CDS encoding translation initiation factor SUI1 has translation MSTTASTKVDATTKKSKAPASSGVENLGPAFDPFAPVDDTPSVEKTVGSKNDKIHIRLQQRNGRKTLTTVQGIPKKFDHSKILKAMKKEFACNGTVVKPEDASKDGEDDSPAPVGVKPNLGDVLQLQGDQRVAVRQFLIDAGIVSQKEAKDSIVV, from the exons ATGAGCACTACAG CTTCAACCAAAGTGGACGCCACTACCAAGAAATCAAAGGCCCCAGCCTCTTCTGGGGTCGAAAACTTAGGTCCTGCATTCG ATCCCTTCGCCCCTGTTGATGATACTCCTTCTGTTGAAAAGACTGTAGGATCCAAAAATGACAAAATCCACATTC GTCTTCAACAAAGAAATGGTAGAAAAACCTTAACTACAGTTCAAGGTATTCCCAAgaaatttgatcattcaaaaatctTAAAAGcaatgaaaaaagaatttgCATGTAATGGTACAGTAGTTAAACCTGAAGATGCTtcaaaagatggtgaagatgattcacctgcaccagtaGGTGTAAAAccaaatttaggtgatgttTTACAATTACAAGGTGATCAAAGAGTTGCAGTAAGACAATTCTTAATTGATGCCGGTATTGTCAGTcaaaaagaagctaaagattcaATCGTTGTGTAA